One genomic window of Hyperolius riggenbachi isolate aHypRig1 chromosome 7, aHypRig1.pri, whole genome shotgun sequence includes the following:
- the LOC137526185 gene encoding taste receptor type 2 member 7-like: MAEPLAIFTHIQVILSYTFGISINVHIVLAYVKGWKQNTKGQVLDQILLSTAITNILLQNFLTLDNIFYLYYIYVLYAKEMLIYVYILTILLIEYSFWNTSWLSVYYCLKLVKISHPFVLWMKARFSYFVCYILIGTALGSLAINLPFVWTMHVDFQDNVTNPTGNNYKIQMDLFYTIFDLMLGCFLPFFLSFVSLGLSVIYLLKHVLRMKNNGSQIPGPQTEGHIGAVRTMILRLILDLNFCVMIASSVTSEFSVSAAWGSVWWTLISFYPSVQSLVLILSNTKLKKKICCHWCL; this comes from the coding sequence atggctgagcctctagcgataTTCACACATATCCAAGTGATTCTAAGTTACACCTTTGGAATCTCTATAAACGTACATATTGTTCTCGCTTATGTCAAGGGATGGAAACAAAACACTAAGGGACAAGTTCTTGATCAGATTTTGCTCTCCACGGCAATTACCAACATCCTTCTTCAGAACTTCTTAACACTGGATAATATCTTTTACCTATATTATATCTATGTGCTGTATGCAAAGGAAATGCTTATTTACGTCTATATATTGACCATTTTATTAATAGAGTATAGTTTCTGGAACACAAGTTGGCTGTCCGTGTACTATTGTCTGAAACTAGTGAAGATTTCTCATCCATTCGTTCTGTGGATGAAAGCAAGATTTTCTTATTTTGTTTGCTATATCCTCATAGGGACAGCACTTGGCTCATTAGCCATTAACTTACCTTTTGTTTGGACAATGCATGTAGATTTCCAAGACAATGTGACTAATCCAACTGGGAATAATTATAAAATCCAAATGGACCTTTTTTACACCATCTTTGATCTGATGCTGGGCTGTTTTCTACCATTTTTTCTGTCATTTGTGTCACTTGGTCTTAGTGTGATTTACCTTCTCAAGCATGTGTTGAGAATGAAGAATAATGGCTCTCAGATTCCTGGTCCTCAGACAGAAGGTCATATTGGGGCAGTCAGGACCATGATCCTTCGTCTCATCCTAGACTTGAATTTCTGTGTAATGATTGCCAGCTCAGTAACTTCTGAATTTTCAGTTTCAGCTGCCTGGggctctgtgtggtggacactgaTCTCTTTTTACCCCTCGGTACAGTCACTTGTTTTGATATTAAGTAATACtaaactgaagaaaaaaatatGTTGTCACTGGTGTCTGTGA
- the LOC137526186 gene encoding taste receptor type 2 member 40-like, translating into MAVLLTIFRVIQVIVTYSFGVFMNVKIAVAYLEELKQNIQANVLDQILLSMAITNIILQNFLTLDHVLHAFDFYVLLVEEWHMFIFVSIISLIEYSFWHTSWLSMYYFLKLVKSSNPFFLWMKARFFSFVGFILLWTAIGSIAINLPFAWMIHIDFLHNMTNPTINNYEIEMSLAYTMFDIMLGCCLPFLLSCVALGLSVTYLLQHVFRVKGNESQFSGPQLNGLIGAVKIMITHLVSHLTFALIIAGSLTSEFSVGVNWDVVFWALISFYPSVQSVILILGNTKLKSKLCCGRCK; encoded by the coding sequence atGGCTGTGTTGCTAACAATTTTCAGAGTCATCCAAGTCATTGTAACATACTCCTTTGGCGTCTTTATGAACGTAAAgattgctgttgcttatctcgaAGAATTGAAACAGAACATACAGGCAAATGTTCTTGATCAGATTTTGCTTTCCATGGCAATCACCAATATCATTCTTCAGAATTTCTTAACCCTGGATCATGTTTTGCATGCATTTGATTTCTATGTGCTGCTTGTGGAGGAATGGCATATGTTCATCTTTGTCTCAATAATCTCATTGATAGAATATAGCTTCTGGCACACGAGTTGGCTGTCTATGTACTACTTCTTAAAACTTGTAAAGTCTTCCAATCCATTCTTTCTGTGGATGAAAGCAAGATTCTTCTCTTTTGTTGGATTCATCCTCCTATGGACTGCAATTGGCTCAATAGCTATTAACTTACCTTTTGCTTGGATGATACATATAGATTTCCTTCACAATATGACCAACCCAacgatcaacaattatgaaatcgAAATGAGCCTTGCTTACACAATGTTTGATATTATGTTGGGCTGTTGTCTACCATTTCTTCTGTCATGTGTGGCACTTGGCCTCAGTGTGACTTATCTTCTCCAGCATGTGTTCAGAGTGAAGGGCAATGAATCTCAGTTTTCTGGTCCTCAGCTGAACGGTCTCATCGGTGCGGTCAAGATAATGATAACTCACCTAGTCTCACACTTGACTTTTGCTTTAATCATTGCTGGCTCATTGACTTCAGAATTTTCTGTTGGGGTCAACTGGGACGTGGTATTTTGGGCATTAATCTCCTTTTACCCCTCAGTTCAGTCAGTTATTTTGATTTTAGGAAACACTAAACTAAAGTCTAAATTATGCTGTGGAAGATGTAAGTGA